Proteins from one Ketobacter alkanivorans genomic window:
- a CDS encoding KAP family P-loop NTPase fold protein, which produces MSSKPEDPREFKTASQREPERKSGSQPPPFEGSAPLESETFTKSSRTNSDPRFMPSRRQSAEQVSDQDRLNRTRLVEALATVLAGENDHHQTIGLLGDWGVGKSTTVHLLKKALQSRAKQQPFLFGTFNAWEYEHTNNLQAGIAQEMLKALSSYQAPPTQLEAGRWGRVLGRVKAWLAPPLWGLGVRLPTLFRFAFALHGTKLVGLIGLLLVAYLNLTWADMESMTRRALEAGVGAQMFMGGGAAVVLVMLFRQVKSLLAMPLAKEWMTYMKLPDYGEHLGSIPVMRKQIRALCKVRLNPPFGLGVFGRKQRLLFLVDDLDRCGQEGIVKVFEAVRLVLDIPQVTVIIAVDQRIALAALALHYQDLAQHHQLSNPQAIARDYLAKVIHTPITLTPADPQSISGYLDAIWQETSGDKSVIESAGSGLDKRSSDISSGADDLTKPGLSDHQKRIFKKWVGHFGFTNPRQLKRLHNSYNLLRHYYGEDGQFSGGKSSMLDAFTSDLASPMLITLFALEYINSLEDSGLRGRLLQLLQRPSELAFSEEGDAALAFVDPTGKINDDVLQVVKGKLDGGETSFVQAVEPFVLPAIVQEDVSA; this is translated from the coding sequence GTGAGTAGCAAGCCGGAAGATCCCCGTGAATTCAAGACTGCCTCCCAGCGGGAACCAGAACGCAAGTCTGGCAGTCAGCCACCCCCGTTTGAGGGTTCAGCGCCCCTTGAGTCGGAAACTTTTACAAAGTCATCAAGGACGAATTCTGATCCGCGTTTCATGCCTTCCCGGCGACAAAGTGCCGAACAGGTCAGCGATCAGGATCGTTTGAACCGTACCCGGCTGGTTGAGGCGTTGGCTACAGTGCTGGCGGGGGAGAATGATCATCATCAAACCATCGGCCTGCTTGGCGATTGGGGGGTGGGCAAATCCACCACCGTGCATTTGTTAAAAAAGGCGCTGCAGTCCCGCGCGAAGCAGCAACCGTTTCTGTTCGGAACCTTTAATGCCTGGGAGTATGAGCACACCAACAACTTGCAGGCCGGTATCGCCCAGGAGATGCTGAAGGCGTTGTCCAGCTATCAGGCTCCGCCGACACAGCTGGAGGCTGGCCGGTGGGGGCGTGTGTTGGGGCGGGTCAAAGCGTGGTTGGCACCACCGCTGTGGGGTTTGGGCGTGCGCTTACCCACGCTGTTTCGTTTTGCGTTTGCGTTACATGGCACCAAGCTGGTGGGGCTCATCGGCCTGTTGCTTGTGGCTTATTTGAATCTTACCTGGGCCGACATGGAAAGCATGACTCGGCGGGCCCTTGAGGCTGGTGTGGGGGCGCAGATGTTTATGGGCGGTGGCGCGGCGGTGGTTTTGGTCATGTTATTCCGACAGGTCAAATCCCTGCTGGCCATGCCCTTGGCGAAGGAGTGGATGACGTATATGAAGTTGCCCGACTATGGCGAGCACCTGGGCTCCATTCCTGTTATGCGTAAGCAGATTAGAGCGCTGTGCAAGGTGCGATTGAACCCGCCATTTGGCCTTGGTGTGTTCGGTCGTAAGCAGCGTTTGCTGTTTCTGGTGGATGATCTGGATCGTTGCGGTCAGGAAGGCATTGTTAAAGTGTTTGAGGCAGTGCGGCTGGTATTGGATATTCCCCAGGTTACCGTGATTATTGCGGTGGATCAGCGTATCGCGTTGGCGGCATTGGCGCTGCATTATCAGGATCTGGCGCAACACCATCAGCTCAGTAACCCTCAGGCCATCGCCAGGGATTATCTGGCCAAGGTGATTCATACGCCGATCACCCTGACCCCGGCTGACCCGCAATCCATCAGCGGCTATCTGGATGCGATCTGGCAGGAAACATCCGGTGACAAAAGTGTGATCGAGTCTGCCGGTTCCGGGCTGGATAAGCGAAGTAGTGACATCAGTAGCGGCGCGGATGACCTAACCAAACCCGGGCTCAGTGATCACCAGAAGCGTATCTTTAAAAAGTGGGTGGGGCACTTTGGGTTCACTAATCCCCGCCAGTTGAAACGTCTGCATAACAGTTACAACCTGTTGCGGCATTATTACGGTGAGGATGGGCAGTTCAGTGGTGGTAAGTCGTCGATGCTGGATGCTTTTACGTCGGATTTGGCCTCGCCCATGCTGATTACGTTGTTTGCTCTGGAGTACATCAACAGCCTTGAAGATTCAGGTTTGCGCGGGCGTTTGTTGCAGCTGTTGCAGCGGCCCAGTGAGCTGGCTTTCTCCGAGGAAGGCGATGCGGCGCTGGCGTTTGTGGATCCAACCGGCAAGATCAATGACGATGTGTTGCAGGTGGTGAAAGGCAAGCTGGATGGCGGAGAGACTTCGTTTGTGCAGGCGGTCGAGCCCTTTGTTCTGCCTGCCATTGTGCAGGAGGACGTTAGCGCTTAG
- a CDS encoding Npun_F0296 family exosortase-dependent surface protein, producing MSSLRSVIGFAFLVVSFSASSAIDYSVSGAGVYTSAVAGATTMDFNSGACNAGVSCSGAGQIVIGSASGLYAQPFGTSSAYLSVPNPTSSGTYTIGLNGDYNYYGLYWGSIDSYNSIAFYLGGSLVGGFSGSDLGPLLADGNQGSWSSNRYINFMFTGGDLFDTVALTSTNFAFESDNHAYARVPEPPVFVLLAVGLVGLVFTRRHLMHG from the coding sequence ATGTCTTCTCTTCGATCAGTTATTGGTTTTGCCTTTTTGGTTGTATCTTTTTCTGCTTCTTCCGCCATTGATTATTCGGTATCCGGCGCTGGTGTATACACCTCGGCGGTGGCGGGTGCTACTACTATGGATTTCAACTCTGGCGCGTGTAACGCAGGTGTCAGCTGTTCCGGTGCAGGCCAGATAGTGATTGGCAGTGCGTCTGGTCTTTACGCGCAGCCTTTTGGCACATCCAGTGCGTACCTGAGTGTGCCTAATCCTACCAGCAGCGGCACGTACACCATTGGTTTAAATGGTGATTATAATTATTACGGACTCTATTGGGGGTCTATTGATAGTTATAACAGCATTGCATTTTATCTTGGCGGCAGCCTGGTGGGTGGTTTCTCCGGTTCGGATCTGGGCCCGCTGTTGGCGGATGGCAACCAGGGTTCGTGGTCTTCCAATCGGTACATTAATTTTATGTTCACCGGTGGTGATCTGTTCGATACGGTAGCGCTCACCAGCACTAACTTTGCCTTTGAATCCGACAACCATGCCTACGCCCGTGTTCCTGAGCCGCCGGTCTTTGTGCTGTTGGCCGTTGGGCTGGTGGGGTTGGTGTTCACCCGTCGTCATCTGATGCACGGTTAA
- a CDS encoding GGDEF domain-containing protein, protein MNAWLLRLESWFRQQRDITACLIASALPLPLYFIFLLMPFLAMADDEYKGIYNWEVVPFTQTIVLLSSFVLSGVAVFSWSRRTSNEDYPWLCLVTVTVMFFAVTALGLGYGYKDSPLMLLSLGMVLLVRALFKPDVYKPISVVMGLLFVCSEIGFWTNTVPYAPMLQSPIFVGEALDAWWAFWLRMIYSMIAFPMLVIFFVLGYFMQREKKELEQMVVTDSLTGISNRSHFMAMLDMESSRHERKQQPLCVLMCDVDNFKRVNDTWGHPAGDEVLRAVGRILKQSTRSAGDVVARFGGEEFVVLLPNTRLAQAEAIAEKIRRYMSHHIFGEGENSFQVTISIGAVQVNDGDGESAVKAADDNLYRAKKAGRDRVVASLVHRHGSLECV, encoded by the coding sequence GTGAACGCTTGGCTTCTACGGCTTGAATCCTGGTTCCGTCAACAACGGGACATTACCGCCTGCCTGATTGCGTCGGCGCTGCCTTTGCCTTTGTACTTCATATTTTTGTTGATGCCTTTTTTGGCCATGGCCGATGATGAGTATAAGGGCATCTACAACTGGGAAGTGGTGCCGTTTACTCAAACCATCGTGCTGTTGAGCTCTTTTGTGCTCAGCGGGGTGGCTGTGTTCAGCTGGTCGCGGCGCACATCCAATGAAGATTACCCCTGGCTTTGTTTGGTTACCGTGACGGTGATGTTCTTTGCGGTCACGGCACTGGGGTTGGGGTATGGTTATAAAGATTCGCCATTGATGCTGCTGTCTTTAGGGATGGTGCTGTTGGTGCGCGCGCTGTTTAAACCGGATGTGTACAAGCCCATATCGGTGGTGATGGGGTTGCTGTTTGTGTGCAGTGAAATTGGTTTTTGGACCAATACCGTGCCTTATGCCCCGATGCTGCAATCACCGATTTTTGTCGGCGAGGCACTGGACGCCTGGTGGGCGTTCTGGTTGCGGATGATTTATTCAATGATTGCCTTCCCCATGCTGGTGATTTTCTTTGTGCTTGGGTATTTCATGCAGCGGGAGAAGAAAGAGCTGGAGCAGATGGTGGTGACGGATTCCCTTACTGGTATCTCCAATCGCAGCCATTTTATGGCCATGCTGGATATGGAAAGCAGCCGTCACGAGCGCAAGCAGCAACCCCTTTGTGTGCTGATGTGCGACGTGGATAATTTCAAGCGGGTAAACGACACCTGGGGCCATCCAGCGGGGGATGAAGTGCTGCGGGCTGTAGGGCGTATACTCAAGCAAAGCACCCGTTCGGCGGGGGATGTGGTGGCCCGGTTTGGTGGTGAAGAGTTTGTGGTGTTGTTACCCAATACTCGCCTGGCGCAAGCGGAAGCCATTGCCGAGAAGATAAGACGGTATATGAGCCATCATATATTCGGCGAGGGCGAGAACAGCTTTCAGGTGACCATCAGCATCGGCGCTGTGCAGGTGAACGATGGTGATGGCGAAAGCGCCGTAAAAGCAGCGGATGACAACCTGTATCGCGCCAAGAAGGCGGGACGTGATCGGGTGGTTGCGTCTCTTGTGCACCGTCACGGCAGTCTGGAATGCGTGTAG
- a CDS encoding GGDEF domain-containing protein has product MLQTIRHFLIHATPAQRCILVVCLDTPFLIAFMVSQSAGLFVPEWRAMMVPKYVILGNVVLGSILLMQWAMVALLWRQRLSPQARPRTYTFLVTIIGIAFAYEAFIWGNLTYPTSMVIVGIVPIGILIFDLRSVGIAMIVGLTFYWANDLAIYAGLLDYAPAYRPSAFAGGEHHFMAEMLRTGVLYTSVVAYGLIAWVLFDQYDYHRSNLSTLSRLDTLTGLSNRRYFMQRLEEECERQRRTHQPLCLVMIDADHFKRINDTYGHLMGDAVLRGLADVLSRHMRVPADLPARVGGEEFAILMPETDLDGALKVCRRVEKSLQTLPFFCSGKSFTVTLSMGVVESHDLLPENLLHYADANLYKAKAQGRDMTIATVEEEVLFRERLASTA; this is encoded by the coding sequence ATGCTGCAGACCATTCGCCATTTTTTGATTCACGCTACGCCAGCCCAGCGCTGTATTCTGGTGGTATGCCTGGACACGCCGTTTCTGATTGCGTTTATGGTGTCTCAGAGTGCGGGCCTGTTCGTGCCCGAGTGGCGCGCAATGATGGTGCCTAAATATGTGATCCTGGGAAATGTGGTTCTGGGCTCCATTCTGTTGATGCAATGGGCCATGGTTGCCTTGTTATGGCGGCAGCGTCTTAGTCCGCAGGCTCGGCCCAGAACGTATACGTTCCTGGTTACCATTATTGGGATTGCATTCGCCTATGAGGCGTTTATCTGGGGCAACCTCACTTACCCGACCAGCATGGTGATAGTCGGCATTGTGCCCATCGGTATTCTGATTTTTGATTTGCGCTCGGTCGGCATCGCTATGATTGTGGGGCTCACCTTCTATTGGGCGAATGATCTGGCCATTTATGCTGGCTTGCTGGATTATGCACCGGCCTACAGACCCTCCGCATTCGCCGGTGGTGAACATCATTTTATGGCAGAGATGCTGCGTACTGGTGTGCTGTATACCAGTGTGGTGGCCTATGGCTTGATCGCCTGGGTTCTGTTTGACCAGTACGACTATCATCGCTCGAATCTTTCTACGTTGTCTCGTCTGGACACCCTGACAGGTCTCTCTAATCGTCGCTACTTTATGCAGCGTTTGGAGGAGGAGTGCGAGCGGCAGAGACGCACCCACCAGCCTCTGTGTCTGGTGATGATTGATGCGGATCATTTCAAGCGTATTAATGACACCTACGGTCACCTGATGGGGGATGCTGTGTTGCGGGGGCTTGCGGATGTGCTGTCCCGTCATATGCGTGTACCGGCTGATTTACCCGCGCGGGTTGGTGGGGAGGAATTTGCCATTCTGATGCCGGAAACGGATCTGGATGGTGCTTTGAAAGTCTGTCGTCGAGTCGAGAAGAGTTTGCAGACGCTGCCCTTTTTCTGTTCTGGCAAGAGCTTCACGGTAACCCTCAGTATGGGGGTGGTGGAGAGCCACGATCTGTTGCCGGAAAACCTGTTGCACTATGCTGATGCCAATCTCTATAAGGCCAAGGCGCAGGGGCGGGATATGACCATTGCCACTGTTGAAGAGGAGGTGCTGTTCCGTGAACGCTTGGCTTCTACGGCTTGA
- the argS gene encoding arginine--tRNA ligase, translating to MKEALQALLETTFDTLIAQGVIPADAPRRIQVDRTKDKSHGDFATNLAMTLAKAAGKKPRELAQLIVDHLPENDAITQVDIAGPGFINFFMNDSARFAVVEQALTNTQAFCSPDVGKGEKVLLEYVSANPTGPMHVGHGRGAAYGSALGNLLKATGYAVHREYYINDAGRQADVLAVSVYLRYLEACGETVAIPSRAYPGAYVQECGTALFNAVGKQYFHPYATVIAGLPQDPEGEGDEIKTAKEKHLDALIEKVRNLLGEGYRSVQDFGLNTQLDSIRATLKSFNVEFDQWFSERSLEQSGAIEKAIDRLRERGHVYEQGGAIWLRTSELGDEKDRVLIRDNGLHTYFAADVAYHLDKLDRGFENLIDVWGADHHGYIARVRAAIEALTGKGDLFHVALIQFVTLSSGRMGKRSGNFVTLSQLIEEAGNDATRFFYLTRSPEQHLEFDIDLARSQTSDNPVFYLQYAHARVCSMMRELQERKLSYDESAGLAALPQLPEPNIEDLAKRLAAWPEALANAARNKAPHQLTYSLRDLAQDFHTWYNSNKVLVEDDNLRNGRMAMAIAVKNVIANGLELLGVSAPEKM from the coding sequence ATGAAAGAAGCTCTACAAGCCCTGTTGGAAACCACCTTTGACACCCTGATCGCCCAAGGCGTGATCCCGGCTGATGCGCCACGCCGGATTCAGGTGGACCGCACCAAGGACAAGAGCCATGGCGACTTCGCCACCAACTTAGCCATGACCCTGGCCAAAGCCGCGGGTAAAAAACCCCGCGAACTGGCACAGCTGATCGTCGACCACCTGCCCGAAAACGATGCCATTACTCAAGTGGACATCGCCGGGCCTGGCTTCATTAACTTCTTCATGAACGACAGCGCCCGTTTTGCTGTGGTTGAGCAAGCGCTTACCAACACCCAAGCCTTCTGCAGCCCCGATGTGGGCAAAGGTGAAAAGGTCCTACTGGAATACGTATCCGCCAACCCCACCGGCCCCATGCACGTTGGACATGGCCGTGGCGCTGCCTATGGCTCCGCGCTGGGCAACCTGCTGAAAGCCACCGGCTACGCCGTGCATCGCGAATACTACATTAACGACGCTGGCCGTCAGGCCGACGTGCTGGCCGTGTCTGTTTACCTGCGTTATCTGGAAGCCTGCGGCGAAACCGTCGCCATCCCCTCACGCGCCTACCCCGGCGCCTACGTGCAGGAATGCGGTACCGCCCTCTTCAACGCCGTCGGTAAACAATACTTCCACCCCTATGCCACAGTGATTGCAGGCCTGCCGCAAGATCCCGAAGGCGAAGGGGACGAGATCAAAACCGCGAAAGAAAAACATCTGGATGCCCTGATTGAAAAGGTACGCAACCTGCTGGGGGAGGGTTATCGCTCGGTGCAAGACTTCGGCCTGAACACTCAGTTGGACTCAATTCGCGCCACCCTCAAGTCCTTCAATGTCGAATTCGACCAATGGTTCTCCGAACGCTCCCTGGAGCAAAGCGGAGCCATCGAAAAAGCCATAGATCGCCTGCGGGAGCGGGGCCATGTCTACGAACAAGGCGGAGCCATCTGGCTACGCACCTCAGAGCTGGGGGATGAAAAGGATCGCGTATTAATCCGTGACAACGGCCTGCATACCTACTTTGCGGCCGATGTGGCCTACCACCTGGACAAGCTGGACCGTGGCTTTGAAAACCTGATCGACGTGTGGGGCGCAGACCACCATGGCTACATCGCCAGGGTACGGGCCGCCATCGAAGCCCTCACCGGCAAGGGTGACCTGTTCCACGTCGCCCTGATCCAATTCGTCACCCTCTCTTCCGGCCGCATGGGCAAACGCTCCGGTAACTTTGTGACCCTGTCACAACTGATCGAAGAGGCCGGTAACGACGCCACCCGTTTCTTCTACCTGACACGCTCACCGGAACAACATCTCGAATTCGACATCGACCTGGCCCGCTCCCAGACCTCAGACAACCCCGTGTTCTATCTGCAATACGCTCACGCCCGAGTCTGCAGCATGATGCGTGAGCTGCAAGAGCGTAAGCTGAGCTACGATGAAAGCGCTGGCCTGGCCGCACTGCCGCAACTGCCCGAGCCCAATATTGAAGACCTGGCCAAACGCCTAGCAGCCTGGCCGGAAGCGCTGGCTAACGCAGCCCGCAACAAGGCCCCGCACCAACTTACCTACTCACTGCGGGATCTGGCTCAGGATTTCCACACCTGGTACAACAGCAACAAAGTGCTGGTGGAAGATGACAACTTACGCAACGGCCGCATGGCTATGGCCATCGCCGTAAAAAACGTCATTGCCAACGGCCTTGAACTGCTGGGTGTAAGCGCACCGGAGAAGATGTAA
- a CDS encoding SPOR domain-containing protein: protein MAKSDSTMPAWVWLFTGVVTGLFLAFLYYLAGIKPTDKQMQEIEFTAPALPGNGKSSPKFDFYTLLPDREVVAPAGDEPPSTGQSPTPSAQEKYIIQTGSFRSAQEADHRRAELILMGLDVKIQKVELNPGEAWHRVQIGPFDSSSSLEQAKTTLAENKIEHIVLRLKK from the coding sequence GTGGCTAAATCCGACTCCACTATGCCCGCCTGGGTCTGGCTCTTTACCGGTGTGGTGACAGGCCTGTTTCTGGCTTTTCTGTACTATCTGGCCGGTATCAAACCCACAGACAAACAGATGCAGGAGATCGAATTCACCGCCCCAGCCCTGCCCGGCAATGGCAAAAGCAGCCCGAAATTCGACTTCTACACCCTGCTACCCGACCGCGAAGTAGTGGCACCAGCAGGTGACGAGCCCCCAAGCACCGGTCAAAGCCCCACCCCTAGCGCTCAAGAAAAATACATCATCCAGACCGGGTCATTTCGCTCCGCCCAAGAGGCCGACCACCGTCGCGCCGAACTGATCCTGATGGGCCTTGACGTCAAGATCCAGAAAGTGGAACTGAACCCCGGGGAGGCCTGGCACCGAGTGCAAATCGGCCCATTTGACTCCTCAAGCTCCCTGGAACAAGCCAAAACCACCTTGGCAGAAAATAAAATCGAGCACATTGTGTTGCGCTTGAAAAAATAG
- the hslV gene encoding ATP-dependent protease subunit HslV has protein sequence MEQYRGTTILSARRNGKVVIGGDGQVSMGNTVMKGNARKVRRLYNDKVLAGFAGGTADAFTLFERFEAKLEKHQGNLTRAAVELAKDWRTDRALRRLEALLAVADKDASLIITGNGDVIQPEDDLIAIGSGGPFAQSAARALLDNTELGAREIVEKGLRIAADICIYTNQNLTIEELDCA, from the coding sequence GTGGAACAATATCGAGGCACCACCATTCTCTCCGCTCGCCGCAACGGCAAAGTCGTCATTGGCGGCGATGGCCAAGTGAGCATGGGCAACACCGTAATGAAGGGCAACGCCCGTAAAGTTCGCCGCCTGTATAACGATAAGGTTCTGGCCGGGTTCGCCGGTGGCACCGCCGATGCGTTCACCCTGTTCGAGCGCTTCGAAGCCAAACTGGAAAAGCACCAAGGCAACCTCACTCGCGCAGCCGTTGAACTCGCCAAAGACTGGCGTACCGATCGTGCTCTGCGCCGCCTGGAGGCTCTGTTGGCGGTAGCAGACAAAGACGCATCCCTGATCATCACCGGCAACGGCGACGTGATTCAGCCCGAAGATGATCTGATCGCCATCGGCTCTGGTGGCCCCTTTGCCCAGTCCGCCGCCCGCGCCCTGCTGGACAACACCGAACTGGGCGCGCGTGAGATCGTAGAAAAAGGCCTGCGCATCGCCGCCGACATCTGCATCTACACCAACCAAAACCTAACTATTGAAGAATTGGATTGCGCCTAA
- the hslU gene encoding HslU--HslV peptidase ATPase subunit, translating into MSNMTPREIVDELNKHIIGQQDAKRAVAVALRNRWRRMQLSANLRSEISPKNILMIGPTGVGKTEIARRLAKLAKAPFIKVEATKFTEVGYVGRDVESIIRDLVDSAIKLMREEQMIQNRSKSEDAAEDRILDALIPPARDQWGNNVEKDDESSTRQMFRKKLREGQLDEKEIEIEVAAASVGVEIMAPPGMEEMTSQLQSMFSNMNTGKKKKRRLKVGEAYKLVRDEEAAKLVNEEELKAKAVDAVEQNGIVFLDEIDKVAKRSETSGTDVSREGVQRDLLPLIEGCTVSTKYGMVKTDHILFIASGAFHLAKPSDLVPELQGRLPIRVELQALSADDFERILTEPDASLTEQYRALIETEGLKLEFQPDAIRRLAEVAWQVNERTENIGARRLHTVMERLLEEISFDAADLSLKTDQNPFVITPQYVEERLGTLAGDEDLSRYIL; encoded by the coding sequence ATGTCCAACATGACTCCCCGTGAAATCGTTGACGAACTAAACAAACACATCATCGGTCAGCAGGATGCCAAACGTGCAGTGGCCGTGGCACTGCGCAATCGCTGGCGCCGCATGCAGCTATCCGCCAATCTGCGCAGCGAAATCTCCCCCAAAAACATACTAATGATTGGCCCTACCGGTGTGGGTAAAACAGAGATCGCACGTCGCCTGGCAAAGCTCGCCAAGGCCCCCTTTATCAAGGTAGAAGCCACCAAGTTCACCGAAGTGGGCTATGTGGGTCGTGATGTGGAATCCATCATCCGCGATTTGGTAGACAGCGCCATCAAGTTGATGCGCGAAGAGCAAATGATCCAGAACCGCAGCAAATCAGAAGACGCGGCCGAAGATCGGATTCTGGACGCCCTCATCCCTCCTGCCCGCGACCAGTGGGGCAACAATGTTGAGAAAGATGACGAGTCCTCCACCCGACAGATGTTCCGCAAAAAACTAAGGGAAGGCCAACTGGACGAAAAAGAAATCGAAATTGAAGTGGCCGCCGCCTCGGTCGGGGTAGAAATAATGGCGCCTCCCGGCATGGAAGAAATGACCAGCCAACTGCAAAGCATGTTCTCCAACATGAACACCGGAAAAAAGAAAAAACGCCGCCTAAAAGTAGGTGAAGCCTATAAATTGGTACGGGATGAAGAAGCCGCCAAACTGGTGAACGAAGAAGAACTGAAAGCCAAAGCCGTAGACGCCGTGGAACAGAACGGCATTGTATTTCTGGATGAAATCGACAAAGTGGCGAAGCGCTCAGAAACGTCCGGCACCGACGTATCCCGCGAAGGCGTACAGCGCGACCTGCTACCATTGATCGAAGGCTGCACCGTCAGCACCAAATATGGCATGGTGAAAACCGACCATATCCTGTTTATCGCGTCCGGTGCCTTTCATCTGGCAAAACCGTCGGATCTGGTGCCCGAGCTGCAGGGCCGCTTGCCGATACGGGTGGAACTGCAAGCTCTGTCGGCGGACGATTTCGAGCGCATTCTAACCGAGCCCGATGCCTCCCTAACTGAGCAGTACCGCGCCCTAATCGAAACCGAAGGCTTAAAGCTGGAGTTTCAGCCCGACGCCATTCGACGCCTTGCGGAAGTGGCCTGGCAGGTAAACGAGCGCACGGAAAACATTGGTGCTCGTCGCCTGCATACCGTCATGGAGCGGCTTCTGGAAGAAATCTCATTCGATGCGGCGGATTTATCGCTAAAAACCGATCAGAACCCTTTCGTCATAACCCCTCAATACGTTGAAGAACGACTGGGAACCCTGGCAGGGGACGAAGATCTAAGCCGATATATTCTCTAA
- a CDS encoding gamma-butyrobetaine hydroxylase-like domain-containing protein, with translation MSTPTAVNLHTESKEMELVYGNDSYRLSYELLRVLSPSAEVQGHGKPILQTGKRFVDIRNLEQVGNYALKITFDDGHDSGLYSWGYLHKLCMEQSALWNDYLEQLKQAGAKREPDMIGSWKPA, from the coding sequence ATGAGCACACCGACGGCAGTTAACCTACATACCGAATCCAAGGAAATGGAGCTGGTATACGGAAACGACAGCTACCGCCTAAGCTATGAGCTATTGCGGGTGTTGTCACCGTCGGCAGAGGTTCAAGGTCACGGCAAACCCATCCTGCAAACCGGCAAACGCTTTGTTGATATTCGCAACCTCGAGCAAGTCGGCAACTATGCGCTCAAAATAACCTTTGATGATGGCCATGATTCCGGGCTGTATTCCTGGGGCTATTTGCATAAGCTCTGCATGGAACAATCAGCTCTGTGGAACGATTATCTTGAGCAGTTAAAACAAGCCGGAGCCAAACGGGAACCTGATATGATTGGCAGCTGGAAACCAGCCTAA
- a CDS encoding NAD-dependent epimerase/dehydratase family protein has translation MEKRNILVTGGCGFIGSNLVSGFVDAGHKVTVLDFGGKPFRDDVTFLDVNVCDKQAVIDACKGMDTVVHNASLVHTKHNRESVIWEVNHQGTLHVMEACRVHSIPRLVYISSASAVYEGEDIINGDETLPYSNISQAPYADSKIQAEKDVLAFSGSGVTQCCAIRPHVVFGVGDNRFMPAILQKAQEGKLKRAIGNRDKLSDFTYVSNLVDAVVMAENALVPRSPVCGQAYFITNGEPMPFFDFVEKVLVELGYPPIKGKVPYWLAYSVAAIAEGLDTLKGGTLNAENGLTRFSVRYMVTHHYFSINKAQRDFGWQPKVSLDEGIAITVAALKEKPVRAA, from the coding sequence ATGGAAAAGCGTAATATCTTGGTGACGGGAGGTTGCGGGTTTATTGGCAGCAATTTGGTGAGTGGATTTGTCGATGCTGGCCACAAAGTAACGGTGTTGGATTTTGGCGGCAAACCTTTTCGGGATGATGTGACGTTTCTGGACGTTAATGTTTGCGATAAACAAGCGGTAATTGATGCCTGTAAGGGTATGGATACGGTTGTGCATAACGCATCGTTGGTGCATACCAAGCACAATCGTGAATCCGTTATTTGGGAGGTTAATCATCAAGGTACCCTGCATGTGATGGAGGCCTGCCGGGTACATTCCATTCCGCGTTTGGTGTATATCAGTTCTGCCAGCGCGGTGTACGAGGGGGAGGACATCATTAATGGCGACGAGACCTTACCGTATTCAAATATTTCCCAAGCACCCTATGCAGACAGCAAAATCCAGGCAGAAAAAGACGTTTTGGCATTCAGTGGCAGCGGTGTGACCCAGTGTTGTGCTATTCGGCCCCATGTAGTGTTTGGTGTGGGTGATAATCGTTTTATGCCTGCGATTTTGCAGAAAGCACAAGAAGGAAAGTTAAAACGAGCCATTGGCAACCGGGATAAGCTGTCTGATTTTACCTATGTGTCCAACTTGGTGGATGCTGTTGTAATGGCTGAAAATGCTCTTGTCCCCAGATCCCCTGTGTGCGGCCAAGCGTATTTTATTACCAACGGCGAGCCTATGCCTTTTTTTGATTTTGTCGAAAAAGTACTGGTGGAGCTTGGTTATCCACCGATTAAAGGCAAAGTGCCCTACTGGCTGGCTTATTCGGTGGCTGCCATTGCAGAAGGGCTGGATACACTTAAAGGCGGCACCCTGAATGCGGAGAATGGCTTAACGCGTTTTTCGGTGCGTTATATGGTTACCCATCACTATTTTTCCATTAACAAGGCGCAGCGTGATTTTGGGTGGCAACCAAAAGTGTCGCTTGATGAAGGGATTGCTATAACCGTTGCCGCGTTGAAAGAGAAGCCGGTGCGGGCAGCTTAG